GTCTAGAGTTGGAaggggaaaaccaccacagttatcactgactctagagacagTCATGGCCCTCTCCCACTAggagtccctgaacaggcaccacctaaagttccaatcacctcaaaggagggcaatgcaattcaaaactagctgttgttgctctcacccctctaggaactcacacaccctgctgctgatAGTGcaaaatgctctggtcaccttgcagatccttctagagctcattaccacttcccagggccctgcaactaggagtagcctgtgtcaccttcctgcagttccttgctgctattgagagctcAAAGACCAGGCACTGACTTCTGGCCATactcattgcctccttctccctgaaaacacactgagcatcctggagCTAACAgtctgctcacaccaaagaaagagagagaaaatatttgaattcacacaccaaaaataaacagtaaccccctcaaaaaatggatattcttgcatagaaatagaggtacaagactacagtttggcttcccaaattcacagaaaaagaaaaaaacacaagcaagatgaataaattcagaaacttttcccagttaaagcaacagaattcacctaaagcagtcaagaatgaaacagacctctataATTCAaaagactttgagttcaaaagggagatagtgagaacactgaaggaattaagagaggatatgaatatgcagattcctttagaaaggaactagaaaatataagtaggagcaagaaaaactagaaaattcatttgcagaaacacaAACTCaacaaatggcaataaataccagaatgaataatacagagaaacaaattagtgacatgcaagatagaataatggaaattactaaatcaggacagcaaacagaaaacaaaatgaaaataacatgaaagcaatagacacttatgggataatataaagcaggccaatctatgcatgatAGGAATTcaggaagaagatgaaaaagaaaaggagtttgaaaatatatttgaagaaattatgactgaaaactttccaaatctaaaagataCTGATATCAACATACACAAAGCACAGTAGGCCCCAaagaagttgaacccaaacagtatCTCACTAAGACATATCATACTAAAAAGGACAAATGTTAAAGAGatgattctaaaggcaacaagagaaaagcaaagaattaatgataagggaacccccataaggctatcagctgatttctctacagaaacactgcaggacagaagggagtgacaatatatatttaaagtgctgaaaggagaaaaattgcaacctagaatatctatccagcaagaataatATTTCACATTGAAAGGGAAATAAggaattcttttgtttgtttgttggagaaaattctccaagctaaaagagtacagcaatattaacccattataaatgaaaaactggaaaggtttctctaaattaaaaagagagagagaaaagaaaagaagaagaattaggattTAGGAaaacacaactggaaagcaatcacttaaatgaCCCAGCATGCAGATCTAAACAtgtagaggtttaaaaaaaatacatcaaaaatcataaaatgtgggcaaggaaagtaataaaatactatgtaaaataaattccatttatggaaatataaaattaataaaaaccatTGTAGGAAGATAAAAATTGAATAATGGAAGGGTAAAGTACTTTGACTTCATCTTTATTTCCATGTCTGTTTTATTTAGATTTGCATCAGAAAGcagaattgattttattttttgcttcctttttttaattattattttttatttaccccAACAATTATTgttttttctacagtacagcatggaaacccagttacacatacatgtatacattatttttctcacattatcatgctccatcataagtgactagacatggttcccagtgctacacagcaggatttcattgctaattcatttcaaaggcaatagtctgaatctattaaccccaagatcccaatgcaccccactccctcccccttggcaactaaatgtatattctccaagtctatgattttattttctatggaaagattCACTtatgccacatattagattccagatatgtgatatcaagTGGCAtctgtcttttgctttcttagttacttcactcagtatgagagtctctagttccatctatgttactgttctccatagtggctgtaccagtttacattcccaccaacagtgcaggagggttcccttttctccacaccccctccagcatttgttatttgtggacttatgaatgatggccattatgactggtggaggtcatatctcatggtagttttgatttgaatttctctaataatcagggatggtaCCTTAGAATTCTATATGTAGAACTAacttatgacccagaaatcccactcttgggcatatctcTGGGtgaaactttcctttaaaaagacacatgcacccgcatgttcattgcagcactattcacatagcCAGAACAAGtaaacatcccaaatgtccaccaatggatgattgtattaggaaaatgtatatatacccaatggaatattcctcatccataaaaaagattgacataatgccatttgtagtaacatagatggaactagagactctcatagacTCTCACCATCAGGGATGGTGATCATTGTTTCAAATGCTtcttgaccatctgtatatcttccttggagaaatgtctattcagatcttttgcccttattcaattggattgttggctttttttgctattgagttgtataacttgtttgtatattttataggttaggccaaagtgggtatagagggaacattccttaacataatcaaagccattttgttttccttcttcacatCCCAAACAGACTAGAGTTAGGACATCAACACAGCCTTAAATGTCACTCCAAACCCTAGCTACATACTATTTAGTCTTATACTTATGTATAAAGTTTGTAAACTTACTGAATTTTGCATGGCCAGATGCAAATacacaaaaagacaagacaaaaagcTGGAAAGATTTAGGTAAACACTTGAGGATCAAAAAAAGACATAGACCTAAGAAAAGtagaagagataaaataaataatacaaaccaAATTCATcttaacaaaggcaaaaaaagtgTGGAAGgtcccaaaaacaaacaaaaaaaatctctctgcAAATCTTTTGAATTAATAATGTTTAACAGGGTCTAAGCAAACACAAATAATGGACAAAACCCCAAAATCAATGTAACTTCTATGCCTTAGCAGTGAGCACTGAGAATTGAGAATTATTATATACTATTAgcagtataaaaacaaaaaaatgcatatggaTGAATTTACTTGCAATCAAAGTATGTTGAAAGGCACAAAACCTTCACAggtgaaattaaagaggatgtaaataGAGGTATATCTTGCATGTAAATCAGATAACTGAATATAATTCCAGAGCCAGCTCTCCCCTCAGTTggtctacagagtcaatgcaaccAAAGGCAAAATATCAGCAGCATAATTCTAAAAAGGATCAGTAAGGATCAACCATTGCCATGAACTAAGGTGTAGGTCATATGAAgcttggatccctctttgctgtggctatggcttagacCTGCAGATGcatttctgattcaacctctagcctgagaacttacttATGATGGATGTAgctgtcaaaagaaaagaaaagagaggagagaaagaactgccAGATTTCCTTTATCtaattgtaaaattatttataaaatcatggcaatgaaaacacaataatTGTGTGAGGATGGGAATATAGATCAATGAATAATTtgaatataatgaatatttttttaaatcttgccatgtattttattttatttaattcctcaatgaattttattacatttatagttgtacacaATCATCCCAAccaaattttatcacattttcatTCCAAATCATCAGtgcatccacccacccccaaacttgtctcatttggaaaccataattttttctgTGAGtccatatctgttctgcaaagaagtccattgtCTCCGTTTTTTAACAtcccatatgtaagtgatagcatttgatgttggcctctcattgtctgactgacatcacttagcatgatcatttctgggtccttccatgttgctgtaaatgccgttatttctttccttctaatggctgaattgtgtatatgtaccacatcttcttgatccactcctctgtcaatggacatttaggttgtttctgtgtcttggctagtatatatagtgctgcaatgaacattggagtacatgtgtctttttgagtcatgattttcttgGATAGTTGCCcatgaatgggattgctagatcaaatgataattctatttttagttttctgaggaatctccatcctgttttcctcaGTGTTTGCAACAAtatccattcccaccaacagtggaatggggttcctttttttccataccctctccaacagatattgtttgtagactttttgatgatggccattctggctggtgtaaggtgtaACCTCTTAGTGGTTtcgatttgcctttctctaataataagtgatgttgaacatcttttcctgtgttttttggccatctgtatgtcttctttggagaattgtctgtttagatattctgccattttcttgatggggttgtttgtttttttgctattgagctataggaggtgtttataaattttggatattaaacccttatcagtcaattcatttgaaaatattttctcccattatgtaggctgtttttttcattttgtttagggcttcctttgctgtgcataaacttttaagtcccatttgtttatttctgtttttattgtcattactctaagaggtggatctgagaagatgttgctgttgtttatgtcagagactgtttggcctatgttttcctctaagtgttttatagtgtctggtcttatatctaggtctttaatccattttgagtttatttttgtgtatagtgttaggaagtgatctaatttcatttttttgcatgtggctctccagtttgccagcaccacttattgaagggactgtcttttctccattgtatgttcttgcctcctttgtcatagactagttgactttaggtgtgtggatttaattctggacttcctatcctgctccactgatctatatttctgtctctgtgccagtaccatatggttttgttgactctagctttgtagtacagtctgaagtcaggaaaccTATTCTTCtgagcccatttttctttttcaggattatGGGCATAGAAGGAACTTACCccatataataaaggccatatacaacaaacccagagctaacttcattctcaatggtgaaaagctaaatgtattcctgctgagatcaggaacaagacaaggatgtcctctctcaccactaccattcaacataattttggaactcctagccatggcaatcagagaagtagaagaaataaaaggaatccaaattggaaaggaagaagtaaatctatcACTATTTGGAgagacatgatcctatacctacagaatcctaaagactctaccagaaaacccttagagctcatcagtgaatttggcaaggTCACAGGTTACAAAATtattacacagaaatcaacttcatttctgtatactaacaatgaaagatcacaaagagaaattagggaagcaatcccatttactgtaacattaaaaggaataaaatacttaggaaaaaacctactcagagacaaaagacctctactctgaaaaatatagatactgatgaaagaaatcaaagatgacataaacagatggaaagacataccatgctcttggaatgggagtcaatattatcaaaatgactatactacccaaggtaatctacagattcaatgtaatccatatcaaattaccaaagacatttttcacaaaactagaacaaaatattttttggtttttttggccttttgttgttgttgttgttgttgctatttcttgggccactcccgcggcatatggaggttcccaggctaggggtcgaatcggagctgcagccaccggcctacgccagagccacagcaacgcgggatccgagccgcgtctgcaacctacaccacagctcacggcaacgccggatcgccaacccactgagcaagggcagggaccgaacccgcaacctcatggttcctagtcggattcgttaaccactgcgccacgacgggaactccagaacaaaatgttttaaaggttgtttggaagcaaaaatacacataatagctaaagaatgaataattttgaaatatatcagTATCTATAAGTTTAGCTAATACTTTGCATATGCACCAAGGCAATTGAATGTGGAAAGGATACTGTTTCAACATATGGTGCCAGAATGCATCAATATCAATATGTCTTAAATGAACAAGTTCGTATGTGATCACATGGAAAAGTATCTAGAAATGGGTCAAATGTATAAATCCTGTAACCAGATAACTATTTTGAAGAGAACACTGGACACAATCTTGGAAAATATGGGGTAGGCAATATTTTCTCAAATGGGACACAAAAACcatgaactagaaaaaatattatgatttggacttaaaaaaataaaatgcatccactcttggaaataaactctaaataaaatggaaagactaGCTTCAGACTGGCTTAAGATATTTGTAAAACATATTTCTGATAAAGAGCTGAATCCAGAACATAcacaaaagacaagaaacacaattatatttaaaacaatgtgtaaaaaatttaaaaagatatttcaagagAGAATAGAGCAGATCAGTCTACATAAAGACACACATAATTAATCATcagataaatggaaatgaaaaccacaTCAGGATACCAGAGCAAACCCACCAGAATGGCTGAAGTCAAATGACTGGCAAAACCAGAGGCAGTGAGGATGTTATTAGAAACTGGAAATTTCATACTTATTTGGCAGTAATAAATTGTTGAGAAATTATTGGTCAGTTTCTCATAAAGTTAAATATACTATTcaccaacaattccactcctaggaatttctgcaaaagaaataaaaccctgTTGCCATAAAGAGTTGGATGCAGAGCTATAAACATGAACATATATATGGGATAAATGTAGTACTGGTAAACAGGGAGGGAAAGCAAATATTCTATATTCTTGGTCAGGGGTCATGTTAAGCCTAATTAGGTATCACATTTAGCCAAAAATCAAAcacattttataagttttttaatgtttttgatttcCACTGAAGAAGAAAGGGATATTCAGACAAGGGAAGGGAGTTTCCCCAGGCAAGTACAGCCTTCCATTGAGTTCTGTTTTCCCAAGTACTCATCTCTTACAGCTATGTAGTGTTGAGCCTCAAAAGCAGTTTTGATCACATTGGTCTTTAACTAAGTAGGCTGAAGAAGAAGTGTTTGGTCCCTCAATGGATGCAGAAGAAAGGGGATTATCACTTAGGCTCCTAACATGAAACTGGTATCATTATGCTGAGTAGAAATGATTTTTCACAGTGATTCAAAATGAAGACATTGAATGAGGCAGACAGCAAATTCAATAGGGGCAACAGAAGACTCTACACCACAGGtgctttctttgtcttcctccttCCCAGTCTGGATGTACCTGGCATTTTCTGCAACTCATGCATACAGTAGGCACACTCCAGAGACAACTAGTCTGAGAGTAAACTACCAAGTGGAGGCAACAGCAGTGTCTTAGAGTGTTCAGTGTTTCTAAAATCTAGAAGCTTTGAGTTCATAAGTAGAGAAGCTGAACTCATAGCTGTGGATTGTTCCTGAAGCAATACAGGCTGCTCCACATTTTCTTCTCCTgacccaccatcatcaccaccaacaaccaaaatatgaaaagatCACTGAATGAgaagcaaggaaaggaaagacatACTTGACCATGTCCCATCTCTGGCACCTTTCCATGCCACAGGAACCTTCTCAGCCTTGAGCTTCTACCAATTCATAACAGCATTCAtgtcctcctccccaggccctaGCAACTGCCATCCTATCCCCTTCTCTGTGAATTTAACTATTTTAGGTTCTACATGAAAGTGAGATCTCACAGTATTTGTCTTGTTTTGAGTTGGACTTATTTCACTATCATAATGGACAAAGATACAGTTATGTAAGAGTAATAAGTTCTCCTGAGGTCAAATGTACAGCACAATGACTATAGTGAAACAGACTGTATTGTACAATTAATATTTAATCCCCTAGTACAGTGGATCTTATGTTCCCCCTGCACACAAATATGCTAAAATGGTAAATAAGTGGAGGTGATGAATATGTTAATTAATCATTGTGGAGGTTATTTCATGAGGTATACTGTTCCAGAATATGAATCATAACACTTTTTAAATGTGTGCTGCATTTACAGaacaattttacctcaataaagatGTTTTATAAAAAGCTACTAAATTCCCAGGtaataaaaagagagacattAAGTAGTACCAGGTATATAATTTCTCAGTGTTGTAGACAAGAACATCAATCAATAGTATCAACTAATAATTCACAATTGATACTAATGAATTcctaggaaaagaaagaatagctGTTACAAAATGCAATTCAGTTACCAAATTTATACTGAGCTTTTATACAAGCTGGGCTCAAGATAAGGGGTGTATAATCTGGAGTTATGTGACCACATGTGTCTGTAATAAAGATGAGTAAATGTCACTAAGACAAGTCTGGTGCCTTGTGGAAGAGTTTCTCCAGGGCCCCCTTCATGTCCCTATTCCTCAGGCTATAAATGAAGGGGTTCAGTAATGGAGTGACCACTGCATACATCACAGAGGCAACTATATCCTTGTTGCTGGAGGTGCTGGATGAGGGTACCAAATATAGCCCAATAATAGTTCCATAATAGAGAAAaaccacagagaggtgggagccacatGTGGACAAGGCTTTGCAGATGCCCTTGGTGGATGGAACCTTGAGGATAGTGGCCCCAATATGGCCATAAGAGACCAAGATACAAAGGAGTGGGAGCATAATGGTAGCCACTCCTGCTATGAAAATTACTACATCATTGAGGGATGTGTCTGAGCAGGAGAGTTTGAGAAGGGCAccaaggtcacagaagaaattGGGGATGGTGTTTTCAGAACAAAATGACAGCTGGGCCAGGAGGAGAGTGTGACAAAGTGCATTGGCACAGGACAGAATCCAAGATACAGCTACTAGTATGGTACACAGTCCCCCTCTCATAATACTGGTATAGCGGAGAGGGTGACAGATTGCCACGTATCTATCATAGGCCATTGAGGTGAGAAGGAAATCATCCAGACCAGTAAAAATTAAGAAGAAGTATGTTTGTGTTACACACCCTGCATAGGGAATGGATTGATCCTGAGTCTGCATGTTCATAAGCATCTTAGGGACAGTTACAGAGGAAAAGGAGATGTCAGTGAGGGccaagtggctgaggaagaagtacatgggggtgtggaggcgagggtccagcctgatgagcaggatgatgagcaggttccccagcatggtggtcaggtacatgcccaggaacagggcaaagaacacaCTCTTCTGCTCTGGTGGGACGGGGAGGCCGAGAAGGAGGAATTCAGATACActgctctggttctccctcctcatgGTTCTCTCCTgtctgctggggaaggaggggagtggGAAACATCAGTGACATTTAAGTTGCAATTTTGGCCACTTTTTCTCttgtggagaaaaagaataacTACCTTCATTTCTTTAATCACATAGTGTTGCCAAAGAAAGTGACACACCCTCAATACTCAACATGATTCCTTTCTATGGAAACCAGtaaattcattcttctttttttcattttaatcgaCCCTGTTTCCAACACTAAGATTCTAATTGGACAcagaataataaatatgaaataaaggaCCCTTTCCCTCCTGATACTGATTCTCAAGGAACACATGACTGAGGGCTGACTAAAGGAGCAAACCTAAAATCAGATTCCCTGTGTTATGATTTTGGTCCCACCACTTTCTCACTCTAGGACTTGGGATGCTAAATCCCTTGGTGTCAGTTTGTTCCTCTACAGCATGAAGATGACATATCCCACATTCCTAGAGTTAACAAAAAGGGTACCAATTCATTAGGCATTAATATCTAAGAATATTGTCCTGCatcaaataaacacaaaaaaatacatagaatattttttatgatAGGATCTTGTATTTCCCCAAAAAAACAGTATTAAGTTcaagaatttaataaaagaatattgtGAAGTAGTCACATAAAGGACCAAGAAGCTAACCTAAAATTTATGTTAAACTATATTAGCTCTCACACTCTTAGGGTGAGTTTCTGAGCAAATATCTTATCACTGGGGTAAGTTCCCTGTGGAATTTTCTTAATGCAAGTTTATCTTCTTGCCAATAAATAAACCTTACTTCAGgtttatttctttatcatttttattattactacttcAGTGCATGTACCTCCAGATATTTCCATCTACATCTGATCTTTGAagttggctcagatctggataTTCATCATTGGGAAGACACCTGAGATCTGAGATGGGGTCTGAGAGCTGAGAGATCCTAAAGGATTGGGGTGTCTCCTAGAGGTCCGTTACCTGATTGACCAGCACTATTTCCCAACATATTGAACTTCACACTGATAATAATTGCCAGTTAATGAACACTCTGGCAGGCAAATACATTTTTGCATTATTGCCTCACTAAATTTTTCAAAAGTCCAAGGAGGGAGGGTTAAGGGGCCAATGTGGTCTCTGGGAGTATATAGGTTTCATCCCAGACCTCATtcattgggtgaaggatcctgcattgctgaaagcgtaggttacagatgtggctcatattcaaccctgagcctggaacTTCAATTTGCCACAGGTGTAgtgggtaaaaaaaataaaaacaaacaaaaaccttcattAATAGCATACTCAGAAGAAGTAAAAAACTAGCatgattatataattattatacagTTATTAACTGCTGTAGTCACAATTCTTTCCcatgttattaaaaatacactgaaatctCTGATCCTATGACCCTACAGTTCCTCTCTTTAGATAGACAAAAGGCAGGACCTGAAGAACTATTTCAGTATTTGAAGGAGTACTCCTGACCCAGATGACTATCCACATTAATATTCCTGCATCCCTTTAGTTTGCCAATGGGTTTTATATGCTTTCACTTTCATTCAATGTATCAACATTCATTTGTGTTGATACATGGGAAGcagagaaagtgattttttttccttcattttactaACAGTAGTAGTGAAACAACCTAAACAATCTCACATAGATAATACATAGTAGAACCTGGTCTCAAaggttgattttctttctttctctctctcttcctttctttctctctttccttccttctttcttttattatttctttcttctttcttttttctttcttttgcttggtATTTAGGGccgcaagtgtggcatatggaagttacctgaCTGGGGGTGGATTTGGAGTGATAGTGGTTAgactataccacagacacagcaatgtgggattgtaGCTAACTcagtgacctataacacagctcatggcaacactggatccttaatagGATGCAAGGTCAGgcattgaaccagcatcctcacataTTTTattcaggtttgtaacccactgagccacaaaggaactccctcgAAGGTTGATTTCTGATCATCTTTCACTAGAGAGGGAATCCACCCATTTCCTTCTATGGGGGGTAGAGAGGCTAAGGTGAAAAGTTaaagttaaatgttaaaataCGCTTGGGAGAGGAACTTGACATTGTATAAGAATCTGTCAGTAGATGCTTACTCCAAACCATGAACTTGCTGGAGGTTATTAACTGCCTCAGTTctcaggggaaagggagagaacaGCCATTTGAACCTCCTGCCAAGCACAGGGTTCTCACCAAAAGCTTCTAGGTCAGACTTAGCCCAGGATCTCACAGATCTCCTACAGGAGAAACAGAGCTCCTAATGACACCCAGGAGCTGCAATGTGATGAGAAGGGAAAAATGTAGGTGAGCTACTTTGATTCCATCGCACTGTGTGCAAAAATGTGGCTGGGATATTGCTCAGTAGTGAAGAGGAAAAGGAGTGTGTGACCTAGGGCTGGGGCATTGAGAGAGAGACAATATGTATGAGCTTGATTTTCTTGTCTTCATACCAAATACTGTCCCTTGCACAATAAGACATGGAGAGGCAAGTTTTTGGGTCTCCATGACCAATTTgacacatttttctatttttttcttattttttttaattttttaattttttttttgtctttttgctatttctttgggctgcttccgtggcatatggagggtcccaggctaggggttgaatcagagccatagccaccggcctacgccagagccacagcaacgcaggatcagagccgtgtctgcgacctacaccacagctcaccggatcgtcacagctcacagcaacgccggatcgtcaacccactgagcaaaggcagggaccgaacccgcaacctcatggttcctagtcagattcgttaaccactgcaccacgacgggaactccctggtacaTTTTTCTAAGTGCTTACAATGCACCTAGCTTCTGAAGCAACTTACAGACAAGATCAGTCAGAAATTAGCATAATCCCATGGAACAGCAATGGATGCTGAGAATCACCACAGCCAAACCCAAGGCAACCAAGATATTAAgtaggcaaaaaacaaaaatttgattgTTGACATACATGATCCCAGAAATGAGCATTTTGTTTCTGACCTATTTCCCCAAAATTGAAGGAGGGTGTCAAAACCATTGAGGATGCAGGGGCCCTGCTGCAATAGTCAATTCATAGAAAAATGGATGCCAATAGGTCTCCAAAGTACGTTTCCTGTGGAGTTGCCTGTGTGGATATTGGTCTAAGGCAAAGGGAGGGTATAAAATGTgatattgtctctctctctctctctcacacacacaaatatttatatctcCTTTATGAAGAAAGTCAAGGTGTTACAGAAAAGTACTCTCACAGTATCACAGATGCACACTTGCCAAATGGGTATTTATAGATTTCTCTGGCTTATACTCTCACTAGATAAATTGAATCAGAGTGTGAGTCAGCTTCACACAAATCTATGCAAAACTCAtaacaaatatacacataaaacaaaGCTATACATACAGAACTGTCAATCATCCTAAACCAGAGGTATTGTTGACACAAGTCATACTTATTCAATTCACAAGCAGTGCACAAGGTCTTACAC
The nucleotide sequence above comes from Phacochoerus africanus isolate WHEZ1 chromosome 2, ROS_Pafr_v1, whole genome shotgun sequence. Encoded proteins:
- the LOC125121393 gene encoding olfactory receptor 1J4-like; translation: MRRENQSSVSEFLLLGLPVPPEQKSVFFALFLGMYLTTMLGNLLIILLIRLDPRLHTPMYFFLSHLALTDISFSSVTVPKMLMNMQTQDQSIPYAGCVTQTYFFLIFTGLDDFLLTSMAYDRYVAICHPLRYTSIMRGGLCTILVAVSWILSCANALCHTLLLAQLSFCSENTIPNFFCDLGALLKLSCSDTSLNDVVIFIAGVATIMLPLLCILVSYGHIGATILKVPSTKGICKALSTCGSHLSVVFLYYGTIIGLYLVPSSSTSSNKDIVASVMYAVVTPLLNPFIYSLRNRDMKGALEKLFHKAPDLS